One Solanum lycopersicum chromosome 4, SLM_r2.1 DNA window includes the following coding sequences:
- the LOC101253182 gene encoding uncharacterized protein At4g22758, translating into MIENKFWKIIRKKFEIKNKMLLYKPKKNQTGKGNRILISITVLGSAGPIRFVVNEEELVADVIDTAMKAYAREGRLPVLGSDFSNFVLYCPSAGTEALGPWETIGSLGVRNFMLFKKSSQGEKTADGGKQSPIRKGAGSWKTWFNKSISSKIASH; encoded by the exons atgattgaaaataaattttggaaaattatcagaaaaaaatttgaaattaaaaacaaGATGTTGCTTTACAAGCCAAAGAAGAATCAAACCGGAAAAGGTAACCGGATTTTGATTAGTATTACGGTTCTCGGAAGTGCCGGTCCGATCCGGTTTGTTGTTAATGAAGAGGAGCTTGTGGCTGATGTTATTGATACTGCAATGAAAGCTTATGCTAGGGAAGGCCGCCTTCCTGTTCTTGGTTCTGACTTCAGTAACTTTGTGCTTTATTGCCCCAGTGCTGGCACTGAAG CTCTTGGTCCATGGGAGACTATTGGATCGCTTGGAGTTCGGAACTTCATGCTGTTCAAGAAGTCATCACAGGGCGAGAAAACAGCCGATGGTGGTAAGCAGTCACCAATCCGGAAGGGAGCTGGAAGCTGGAAGACATGGTTTAACAAGTCAATCAGTAGCAAGATAGCATCTCACTGA
- the LOC101253776 gene encoding probable carbohydrate esterase At4g34215: MSQFCLNFKKTMISFLWLILLTHIRWVNTADLADVSTSKVLNIFILAGQSNMSGRGGVINHGQNGLANETWDGVIPPECQSNSNILRLNAGLTWVEAQEPLHQDIDLGKVCGVGPGMSFANSVLKRDPSIGVIGLVPCAIGGTNISEWARGSVLYNHMIRRTEAALQGGGKLQALLWYQGESDTETLEDAKLYRFRLKRLFKNVLRDLQSPTLPVIQVALASSIGSYMEQVRKAQLSINLPNVRTVDAKGLPLGMDYVHITTLAQVQLGQMLADTFLQTQQTTQAVLLPFQTETVTSNAPIRCSNFVMNLLLNPFR; this comes from the exons ATGTCACAGTTTTGCCtcaatttcaagaaaacaaTGATTTCCTTTCTTTGGTTAATACTTCTAACACACATCAGGTGGGTAAATACAGCAGATCTAGCAGATGTTTCAACTTCAAAGGTCCTAAACATATTCATATTAGCCGGACAAAGCAACATGTCCGGCCGAGGTGGTGTCATTAACCATGGCCAAAATGGCCTGGCTAATGAGACATGGGATGGTGTGATTCCACCAGAATGTCAATCCAACTCAAACATCCTCAGACTCAATGCAGGACTTACATGGGTTGAAGCTCAGGAACCACTTCACCAAGACATAGATTTGGGTAAAGTTTGTGGAGTTGGGCCAGGTATGTCATTTGCCAATTCAGTTCTGAAGAGAGATCCAAGTATTGGAGTGATCGGTTTGGTGCCTTGTGCTATTGGAGGAACAAATATAAGCGAATGGGCTCGTGGCAGTGTTCTGTATAATCATATGATAAGGAGAACAGAAGCTGCTTTGCAAGGAGGTGGAAAACTTCAAGCTTTGTTGTGGTACCAAGGTGAGAGTGATACAGAGACTCTTGAAGATGCCAAATTGTACAGATTTAGACTGAAGAGATTATTCAAGAATGTGCTCCGTGATCTACAGTCACCTACATTGCCTGTCATTCag GTGGCATTGGCATCATCTATTGGATCTTATATGGAGCAGGTTAGAAAAGCTCAACTGAGTATTAATCTTCCAAATGTGAGAACTGTTGATGCCAAAGGGCTACCTTTAGGGATGGATTATGTGCACATTACAACACTAGCACAAGTCCAGCTTGGTCAAATGCTGGCTGATACCTTCCTTCAGACTCAACAGACTACTCAGGCAGTTCTTCTTCCTTTTCAGACAGAGACAGTGACTAGTAATGCCCCGATACGTTGCTCAAACTTTGTTATGAATCTTCTACTTAATCCGTTTAGGTAA
- the LOC101267307 gene encoding synaptonemal complex protein 1-like produces MSKLLGLSGMKGLDHFKSLSGSGVGAAKTMSIPTRMSSDMVSTGSFANLKLTAEKLVKEQASAKTDLQLASSKLKKLTEEVHVLEEKLKNAYNENAKLKVKHKEDEKLWKGLESKFSSTKTLCDQLTETLQHLAGVVQDAEKDKASFEDRQSAISVVVDNLQDDLKSLSLRLESSEETVRNCKRELNELGIEKEKMKNCFMVEQSKCTSVIEEKDAMIKEFEVTVAVNGLAVENLKNKLEELHIESRLKEVKLEDLRTAKMNVEKEKSDLVSKNNEFAEQLDTSLQEIKNLNEFVNEMVVKLTDLDSQSLAFAEKIIQLTALFDSGFEMMRERGELAAQHAQQKFGKLQDQYTSITSEKNALLLANKDLKDKVSALQKEQEHAMVQHAQESLLAEDQIRKLESEVELLLSKKEKMELLISKLQENIVTLSDSSKLSENEMQNLSLKLSEMETENKDHIGKLQSDMQKKEDEIHVLRKEIDNYTETVDSLEKHVTEINNKLEEKDQLVQELQDKEKQLEADREKIQASLLAAESKLTESKKQYDQMLESKQLELSRHLKELSQKNDQAISDIRRRYDLEKLESVNLEKEKAEKIVGEMEKNCELKLSECREESKQNLKRVQEEHANLVCQIQQAHSKKEMSLVASHNEELKSSHFHYENELREKTNSMRNEHEAQLRALRLELEDNSRRLQEELYMQKSKEEKQRALLQLQWKVMGDNPEEEEVTSKKNYCCSVTKRNPPDSGKPPVRAEAKDVDSHYLVGNQIPVSNLLRKVEQVNSGSLPQHSRKVTHHEYEVETTNSRIITKRRKTKSTVMFDDPSKHKKRRTPKVKTPKEIIGVVIKGQPKPANIGDLFSEGSLNPYADDPYAFD; encoded by the exons ATGAGTAAGCTTTTAGGGTTATCAGGCATGAAAGGCCTCGATCACTTCAAATCGCTGTCAGGATCTGGTGTAGGAGCTGCGAAAACGATGTCAATACCTACGCGCATGTCTTCGGACATGGTTTCTACTGGAAGTTTTGCGAATCTGAAGCTTACAGCAG AGAAATTGGTGAAGGAGCAAGCTTCTGCTAAAACTGATCTGCAATTGGCG AGCTCAAAGTTAAAGAAGTTGACTGAAGAAGTTCACGTGCtagaagaaaaattgaaaaatgcaTACAATGAAAATGCTAAGTTGAAAGTGAAGCATAAAGAAGACGAGAAGCTATGGAAAGGACTGGAATCTAAATTTTCTTCAACAAAGACCTTGTGTGATCAGCTAACTGAAACCTTACAGCACCTAGCTGGTGTGGTTCAAGATG CTGAGAAAGACAAGGCATCTTTTGAAGATAGACAATCTGCAATTTCTGTTGTTGTTGATAACTTGCAAGACGACTTGAAATCCCTCTCTTTGAGGTTGGAATCCTCCGAAGAAACTGTTAGAAATT GTAAAAGGGAGCTGAATGAACTTGGTATTGAGAAGGAGAAAATGAAGAACTGTTTCATGGTTGAACAGAGCAAATGTACTAGTGTAATTGAGGAGAAAG atGCTATGATCAAGGAGTTTGAAGTTACTGTAGCAGTTAATGGACTTGCAGTGgagaatttgaagaataagTTGGAAGAATTACATATTGAATCACGATTAAAAGAAGTTAAACTGGAGGACTTGAGAACTGCCAAAATGAATGTGGAGAAAGAAAAGAGTGATCTTGTATCTAAAAATAACGAATTTGCTGAACAGTTAGATACATCACTTCAGGAGATAAAGAACCTTAATGAGTTTGTGAATGAAATGGTGGTGAAGCTTACTGATCTGGATAGTCAAAGTCTTGCCTTTGCGGAGAAGATTATTCAGCTTACTGCTTTATTTGACTCTGGTTTTGAAATGATGAGAGAGAGGGGGGAACTTGCTGCTCAGCATGCTCAACAAAAGTTTGGCAAGCTCCAGGATCAATATACAAGCATTACATCAGAGAAAAATGCTCTACTGTTGGCTAATAAGGACTTGAAGGATAAGGTCTCTGCACTTCAGAAAGAACAAGAACATGCAATGGTGCAGCACGCTCAAGAATCCCTTTTAGCAGAAGATCAAATTAGAAAATTGGAGTCTGAAGTAGAACTGCTTCTTTCCAAGAAGGAGAAGATGGAACTGCTGATTAGCAAGCTGCAGGAGAATATTGTCACTCTATCAGATAGTTCAAAACTATCGGAGAATGAAATG CAAAATTTATCATTGAAACTCTCTGAGATGGAAACAGAGAACAAAGACCATATTGGAAAGCTTCAATCAGACATGCAGAAAAAGGAAGATGAGATTCATGTTTTACGCAAGGAAATTGACAATTACACGGAAACAGTGGATTCACTGGAGAAGCATGTTACAGAGATTAACAATAAATTGGAGGAGAAAGATCAGCTTGTTCAGGAACTTCAGGACAAGGAGAAGCAGTTGGAAGCTGACAGAGAAAAG ATTCAGGCATCTTTGCTTGCTGCTGAAAGCAAGCTCACAGAATCCAAAAAGCAGTATGATCAGATGTTAGAAAGCAAACAGCTAGAACTTTCGAGGCAtttaaaagaattatcccaGAAAAATGATCAG GCCATCAGTGACATTCGGAGGAGGTATGACTTGGAGAAGTTGGAAAGTGTCAATCTAGAGAAGGAGAAG GCTGAAAAAATTGTTGGGGAGATGGAAAAGAATTGTGAGTTAAAGCTGTCGGAATGCAGAGAAGAATCTAAGCAGAACTTGAAGCGTGTACAGGAAGAACATGCTAATTTG GTATGTCAGATTCAGCAAGCACACAGCAAGAAGGAAATGAGTCTTGTTGCCAGTCACAATGAAGAGCTAAAAAGTTCCCACTTTCACTATGAAAATGAATTGAGAGAG AAAACAAATTCAATGAGGAACGAACATGAAGCTCAGTTGAGAGCTCTGAGACTTGAGCTTGAGGATAATAGCAGAAGACTGCAGGAGGAGTTGTATATGCAGAAGTCTAAA GAGGAAAAACAGAGGGCTCTTTTGCAGTTGCAGTGGAAAGTAATGGGAGATAATCCAGAAGAGGAAGAAGTGACTTCAAAGAAG AACTACTGTTGCTCGGTGACAAAAAGAAACCCACCTGATAGTGGCAAACCACCTGTGAGAGCTGAAGCTAAGGATGTG GATTCACATTATCTGGTTGGAAATCAAATACCTGTATCAAATTTGTTAAGGAAAGTTGAGCAGGTGAATTCAGGAAGTCTGCCCCAACATAGTAGGAAG GTGACTCATCATGAGTATGAAGTTGAAACCACAAATAGTAGAATAATCACGAAacgaagaaaaacaaaaagcaCAGTCATGTTTGAt GATCCATCAAAACACAAGAAGAGAAGGACACCCAAGGTGAAGACTCCCAAAGAGATTATTGGG GTTGTTATAAAAGGTCAGCCAAAACCTGCAAACATAGGTGATTTGTTCTCAGAAGGATCTCTGAATCCATATGCTGATGATCCCTATGCATTTGATTAA